One window of Candidatus Eisenbacteria bacterium genomic DNA carries:
- a CDS encoding aminopeptidase has translation MPDPRSKRLADLIVTHSLELRAGEAVLIEAFDVADGLVLDLIESMHAVGALPLVSIRSNSIIRAQLRGASEAFVQRMAAVELSQMEQVQAYVGIRGMPNVSELADVPGDRMDLYLKNVVKPVHLEYRVEKTRWVVLRYPNPSMAQLAGMSTRAFEDFFYQVCTLDYGRMAEAMEPLKRRMESTDRVRIKGPGTDLQFSIRGMPAVKCEGRRNLPDGECYTAPVKDSVHGTIAYNTPSLYMGTTFEGVRFTFEGGRIVEAHGTPPRRLEEILGSDDGARYVGEFSLGFHPYITRPMKDTLFDEKIAGSLHLTPGNAYSIADNGNRSRIHWDLVLIQTPEFGGGEVWFDDECVRRHGRFVVPELEELNPERLGA, from the coding sequence ATGCCCGACCCTCGTTCCAAGCGTCTCGCCGATCTGATCGTGACTCACTCGCTCGAGCTTCGGGCGGGCGAAGCGGTGCTGATCGAGGCGTTCGACGTCGCCGACGGATTGGTCCTCGATCTGATCGAGTCGATGCACGCCGTGGGCGCCCTGCCTCTGGTGTCGATCCGCTCCAACTCGATCATTCGCGCTCAGCTCCGTGGCGCCAGCGAAGCCTTCGTGCAGCGCATGGCGGCGGTCGAGCTGTCGCAGATGGAACAGGTCCAGGCCTACGTCGGCATCCGGGGCATGCCCAACGTCTCCGAGCTCGCGGATGTTCCCGGCGACCGCATGGACCTCTACCTCAAGAACGTGGTGAAGCCGGTGCATCTCGAGTACCGGGTCGAGAAGACGCGTTGGGTGGTCCTGCGTTATCCAAACCCGAGCATGGCGCAGCTCGCGGGCATGAGCACCCGTGCCTTCGAGGACTTCTTCTATCAGGTGTGCACGCTCGACTACGGCCGGATGGCCGAGGCCATGGAACCCCTGAAGCGGCGAATGGAGAGCACCGACCGCGTCCGCATCAAGGGGCCGGGCACCGATCTTCAGTTCAGCATCCGCGGGATGCCGGCGGTCAAGTGCGAAGGCCGCCGGAATCTCCCGGACGGCGAGTGCTATACGGCTCCGGTGAAGGACTCGGTGCACGGCACGATCGCCTACAACACGCCGTCGCTCTACATGGGAACGACGTTCGAGGGCGTGCGCTTCACCTTCGAAGGTGGCCGCATCGTCGAAGCGCACGGCACGCCGCCCCGGCGGCTCGAGGAGATCCTGGGCAGCGACGACGGGGCGCGCTACGTCGGCGAGTTCTCGCTCGGCTTCCACCCGTACATCACCCGGCCCATGAAGGACACGCTCTTCGACGAGAAGATCGCGGGCTCGCTCCACCTCACGCCGGGAAACGCCTACTCGATTGCCGACAACGGCAATCGCTCGCGCATCCACTGGGACCTGGTATTGATCCAGACGCCCGAGTTCGGCGGCGGCGAGGTGTGGTTCGACGACGAGTGCGTTCGCCGGCACGGCCGCTTCGTGGTCCCGGAGCTCGAGGAGCTCAATCCCGAGCGCCTCGGCGCCTGA